A genomic stretch from Vigna radiata var. radiata cultivar VC1973A unplaced genomic scaffold, Vradiata_ver6 scaffold_416, whole genome shotgun sequence includes:
- the LOC106755480 gene encoding protein FAR1-RELATED SEQUENCE 5-like — translation MQAKHTLQVNDDAGVRINKSYLSIFIDAGGFENMDFIERDARNYIVQHRRSLSKDGDDQALLRHFSSMKDLNNDFFYDIALDEGNRICSVFWADARSRVACAEFGDVVSFDTTYLTNKYDMPFALFVGLNHHGHSILLGCGLLSSEDTTSFVWLFECWLRCMGNKAPDGIITDQCRAMANAIEQVFPQTRHRWCLWHIMKKLPEKFAGYKNYVAIKTDIHALVYDCGSQTDFENGWEELLIKHALEGNDWLCNLYDERRKWVPCYLRNDXWAGMSTTQRSEGMNAFFDGFINSSTTLQQFVVQFDNALRVKAQKEIQTDFSSLNTTVGCGSQSPIKRQFQLEYTHEKFEEVQTEFRSRMNCFIKNTVKNNLLNTYTVKEEHMFEGKCADKYYRVEFDPLTKSSTCSCLLFEFKGIICRHSLLVFGQEDVCNVPSKCILRRWSKNIRRRHTLIRAVYGTSNHQPTMERYQHLCKKFYDIAEIACESEVLSNDLEKDLQSLAQKFGCSSAMCTKIITDDGELRYGYPVAIPPSLEPPLPPKPPPSF, via the coding sequence ATGCAAGCGAAGCACACGCTGCAGGTAAATGACGATGCGGGAGTTCGGATAAATAAGAGTTACCTTAGCATCTTTATCGATGCAGGGGGATTTGAGAACATGGACTTTATTGAACGAGATGCACGCAACTACATTGTGCAACACAGAAGATCTTTATCTAAAGACGGTGACGATCAAGCGCTCTTAAGACACTTTTCTTCAATGAAGGATTTGAACAACGACTTCTTCTACGACATAGCATTGGACGAAGGAAATAGAATATGTAGTGTGTTTTGGGCAGATGCAAGAAGTAGAGTTGCATGTGCGGAATTTGGTGATGTGGTGTCCTTCGACACCACTTACTTGACAAATAAGTACGACATGCCNTTTGCACTGTTTGTTGGACTGAACCACCATGGTCACTCCATCTTACTTGGATGTGGATTGCTTTCTTCCGAAGACACCACGTCATTTGTTTGGTTGTTTGAGTGTTGGTTGAGATGCATGGGAAATAAGGCACCTGATGGCATAATAACTGATCAATGCAGGGCAATGGCTAATGCCATTGAACAGGTTTTCCCTCAAACAAGACACAGGTGGTGTTTATGGCACATAATGAAGAAGTTGCCAGAAAAATTTGCAGGATACAAAAATTATGTCGCCATCAAAACAGATATACATGCGCTTGTATATGATTGTGGGTCGCAGACAGACTTTGAAAATGGATGGGAAGAACTACTGATAAAGCATGCATTGGAGGGTAATGATTGGTTATGTAATCTTTATGATGAAAGACGAAAATGGGTACCTTGTTACTTAAGGAATGATTTNTGGGCNGGTATGTCAACAACACAAAGAAGTGAGGGCATGAATGCTTTCTTTGATGGATTCATCAATTCAAGCACCACACTTCAACAATTCGTGGTACAATTTGACAATGCCCTTAGAGTTAAGGCACAAAAAGAAATACAGACTGACTTCTCCTCCCTGAACACCACGGTTGGTTGTGGCTCGCAGTCACCAATTAAGAGACAATTTCAGTTGGAGTACACACATGAAAAGTTTGAGGAAGTCCAAACAGAGTTTCGCTCTCGGATGAATTGTTTTATCAAGAACACTGTTAAGAACAATTTACTTAATACGTACACAGTCAAAGAGGAACACATGTTTGAGGGGAAATGTGCCGATAAATATTATAGAGTTGAATTTGATCCACTAACTAAAAGTAGCACATGTTCTTGCCTCTTATTTGAGTTCAAAGGCATCATTTGTCGGCATTCGTTATTAGTATTTGGTCAGGAAGATGTCTGCAATGTGCCATCCAAATGCATTCTTCGACGATGGAGTAAAAATATCCGTAGAAGGCACACACTCATTAGAGCAGTGTATGGTACCTCAAACCATCAACCTACAATGGAAAGATACCAACATTTGTGCAAAAAATTCTATGACATAGCGGAGATCGCTTGTGAGTCCGAGGTTCTTTCAAATGACTTAGAAAAAGATCTTCAATCGCTTGCTCAAAAATTTGGTTGTAGTTCAGCCATGTGTACTAAGATTATTACTGACGACGGTGAATTGAGATATGGATATCCAGTAGCCATTCCGCCTTCTCTTGAGCCACCTCTGCCTCCAAAACCTCCACCttcattttaa